The following proteins are encoded in a genomic region of Planococcus lenghuensis:
- a CDS encoding threonine ammonia-lyase — MLTATFQDVLIAAKRLKGRVNATPLLYSDMLSADVGADVYIKMEALQKTGSFKMRGALNKIDSLTAEEQKRGVITASAGNHAQAVAYASSLQGISAQIIVPATTPQTKLEGIKRYGGELIIHGDLYDEAEAHALELAEETGRVFVNAFEDDLVVAGQGTAGLEALLEEPDTDIILVPAGGGGLLCGVALAAKAVNPAIKVIGIQTHASPPWYYSFKAGKLVDVEYKSSYAEGLHGGITQGNFDLAQGIVDDFILVEEDDVAKAVYWMAKQHHYMLEGSAVVGIAALQQGLIPDVAGKKVLTIATGGNIDLARVAEFHNRFEGSGQ; from the coding sequence ATGCTTACTGCAACGTTTCAGGATGTGCTAATTGCAGCCAAACGACTGAAAGGGCGGGTGAATGCTACGCCGCTCCTCTACTCGGACATGCTGTCGGCCGATGTTGGGGCTGATGTCTACATCAAAATGGAGGCGCTGCAAAAGACCGGATCATTCAAAATGCGGGGCGCGCTCAATAAAATCGATTCATTGACAGCGGAAGAGCAGAAGCGGGGTGTGATTACCGCGTCTGCCGGGAATCATGCGCAGGCAGTCGCCTACGCATCCAGCCTGCAGGGGATTTCGGCACAAATCATTGTGCCGGCGACCACGCCGCAGACGAAACTTGAAGGCATCAAGCGCTATGGCGGCGAGTTGATCATCCATGGCGATCTGTACGACGAAGCGGAAGCGCATGCGCTGGAACTGGCGGAGGAAACAGGGCGGGTATTCGTCAATGCATTCGAAGATGATTTGGTTGTGGCCGGGCAAGGGACAGCCGGACTCGAAGCCTTGCTTGAAGAGCCGGATACGGACATCATCCTCGTACCCGCAGGCGGCGGGGGATTACTGTGCGGCGTCGCACTTGCTGCTAAGGCGGTGAATCCGGCGATCAAAGTGATCGGTATCCAGACGCACGCGTCACCGCCTTGGTACTATTCCTTCAAAGCCGGAAAACTGGTGGATGTCGAATACAAGTCTTCCTATGCGGAAGGGTTGCACGGCGGCATCACCCAAGGCAATTTCGACCTGGCGCAAGGCATCGTCGATGATTTTATCCTAGTGGAAGAAGATGATGTCGCCAAAGCGGTGTACTGGATGGCCAAACAGCATCATTATATGCTCGAAGGTTCCGCAGTCGTCGGGATTGCCGCGTTGCAGCAAGGGCTCATTCCCGATGTGGCCGGCAAAAAAGTGCTGACGATCGCCACCGGCGGCAATATCGACCTCGCGCGTGTGGCGGAATTCCATAATCGATTCGAAGGGAGCGGTCAGTGA
- a CDS encoding gamma-glutamyl-gamma-aminobutyrate hydrolase family protein yields MKPIIGITSHVEMDYKHTLSNDYIQAIIQAGGIPVILPIGTDADVAKLADRIDGLLVTGGGDIDPTLFGEEPLQGLGMISPGRDSFEMLIVEKMLAADKPILAICRGIQIMNITVGGDMYQDIYSQIDGKLLQHQQNAVRAHLAHFVDAVPGSLLASIAGTERFKVNTYHHQAVRNVPEPLKVTGTASDGIIEAIESTSHKFVLGVQWHPEPLAAAGEEVSRRIFKKFVASCE; encoded by the coding sequence ATGAAACCCATCATCGGAATTACATCACATGTCGAAATGGATTATAAGCACACGTTATCGAATGACTACATCCAGGCAATTATTCAGGCGGGCGGCATTCCGGTCATCCTGCCGATCGGCACGGATGCGGATGTTGCAAAGCTGGCTGACCGGATTGACGGCTTGCTTGTGACCGGCGGCGGCGACATCGACCCAACGCTGTTCGGAGAGGAGCCGCTGCAGGGGCTCGGCATGATTTCACCCGGGCGGGACAGCTTTGAGATGCTGATCGTTGAAAAGATGCTCGCGGCGGATAAGCCGATCCTCGCCATCTGCAGGGGCATCCAGATCATGAATATCACAGTCGGCGGGGATATGTACCAGGACATCTATTCCCAGATCGACGGGAAGTTGCTGCAGCACCAGCAGAATGCGGTGCGGGCCCATCTCGCGCATTTTGTGGACGCAGTACCCGGCAGCCTGCTTGCAAGTATAGCCGGCACAGAGCGTTTCAAAGTGAATACATATCATCATCAGGCCGTCCGGAATGTGCCGGAACCACTGAAAGTGACAGGCACAGCGTCCGATGGCATCATTGAAGCGATTGAAAGCACGTCACATAAATTCGTGCTCGGCGTGCAATGGCATCCGGAACCGCTGGCGGCGGCCGGGGAAGAAGTCTCCCGGCGGATATTCAAAAAATTCGTGGCAAGCTGCGAATAG
- a CDS encoding M20 metallopeptidase family protein, with product MNKEALQSLADWSIGHRRHLHRNPELSGMEHETHRYIKTIITDLALELREAPYPSLVAYLPGTDGSKTIALRADIDALPVEEEGEKGDYRSQVPGVSHACGHDGHTAILLAVVKWAAANRESIRPNVKFIFQSAEEITPSGAEALVSAGVLDDVDAIFGIHLWQGMEKGKLGLIPGPMMASSDDFRVTVDGSGGHGSAPHETTDPIYIATHLVQSFQAIVSRQVNPMEPAVISVGKIEGGTTYNIIPSKADLYGTFRAMTPETRAFLQERIARQSKGICDTFQAESHVEFITGTPPLVNDENESRFAETVIRKQLGEDAFAPVDMIMGAEDFAFYLQEKPGAFIFVGMKGERSRYPHHHAKFDLDEEVFASAIRLFIGIIEDYPLTSI from the coding sequence ATGAATAAAGAGGCATTGCAGTCATTGGCGGATTGGAGTATCGGCCATCGGCGCCATCTGCACCGAAATCCCGAATTGTCGGGAATGGAGCACGAAACGCATCGCTACATCAAAACGATCATTACCGATTTGGCTCTCGAATTGCGGGAAGCTCCTTATCCGAGTCTTGTTGCTTATCTGCCGGGCACAGACGGCTCGAAAACGATCGCATTGCGGGCGGATATCGACGCATTGCCGGTGGAAGAAGAAGGGGAGAAAGGCGATTACCGCTCCCAAGTACCGGGTGTTTCCCATGCATGCGGGCACGATGGCCATACCGCCATCCTGCTGGCTGTTGTGAAATGGGCAGCGGCGAACCGGGAATCCATCCGCCCGAATGTAAAATTCATCTTCCAGTCAGCAGAGGAAATTACGCCGAGCGGGGCGGAAGCGCTTGTATCGGCCGGTGTGCTCGACGACGTGGATGCAATTTTCGGCATTCACTTGTGGCAGGGAATGGAGAAAGGCAAGCTCGGACTGATACCCGGTCCGATGATGGCATCATCCGATGATTTCCGGGTGACAGTCGACGGGAGCGGCGGGCATGGTTCGGCGCCGCACGAGACGACGGATCCAATCTACATCGCCACGCATCTTGTGCAGTCGTTCCAGGCCATTGTCAGCCGGCAAGTGAATCCGATGGAGCCGGCAGTCATTTCAGTCGGGAAAATTGAAGGCGGGACGACCTATAACATCATCCCGTCGAAAGCGGACCTATACGGCACGTTCCGTGCCATGACACCGGAGACCCGAGCCTTTTTGCAGGAGCGGATCGCCCGGCAATCGAAAGGAATATGTGACACATTCCAAGCTGAAAGCCATGTGGAATTTATCACCGGCACACCGCCGCTCGTCAATGATGAAAATGAAAGCCGGTTCGCTGAAACGGTCATCAGAAAACAATTGGGCGAAGATGCGTTTGCGCCGGTGGACATGATCATGGGGGCGGAAGATTTCGCTTTTTACCTGCAGGAAAAGCCGGGGGCCTTCATCTTTGTCGGCATGAAAGGCGAACGGAGCCGCTATCCGCACCATCACGCCAAATTCGATCTGGATGAAGAGGTGTTCGCTTCGGCGATCCGCCTGTTCATCGGCATCATCGAAGATTATCCGCTGACTTCAATCTGA
- a CDS encoding ornithine cyclodeaminase family protein, with protein sequence MKETLLFTREQIAEVLKMDDVIASVEEAYRLFSQQKVMLPPVLSFEVEKHHGEVDIKTGYDTADDIICVKIASGYANNQRDYGIPNGLATILIMDAKNSTPIAIMDGSLITDMRTGAAGAVSAKYLANPSAKKVAIVGTGVIARWELEALSRVFELEEAFVWGRSSEKVTAYIQEMQTRVGITYTACSDLENCVSQADIVITATSSKEALIQSDWIRPGTHIACIGADMPGKQELDEALFRRAKAFTDSSAQCIERGEVQHAVREGILAESDLTEIGQVILGNKPGRMSESDITVFDSTGLSVQDITTAKKVVAVLKERGGNLTVNLI encoded by the coding sequence ATGAAGGAAACACTGCTATTCACCCGGGAACAGATTGCCGAAGTGCTCAAAATGGATGATGTCATTGCCTCAGTGGAAGAAGCTTACCGCCTCTTTTCACAGCAGAAAGTGATGCTGCCGCCGGTGCTGTCGTTTGAAGTGGAAAAACACCACGGGGAAGTTGATATCAAAACCGGTTACGACACAGCGGATGACATTATCTGCGTGAAAATTGCCAGCGGCTATGCAAACAATCAGCGGGACTACGGGATTCCGAACGGACTGGCCACTATCTTGATCATGGACGCAAAAAACAGTACCCCGATCGCAATTATGGATGGCAGCCTGATTACCGATATGCGTACCGGTGCTGCGGGTGCTGTTTCAGCGAAATATTTGGCGAATCCTTCCGCCAAAAAAGTGGCGATTGTCGGAACCGGTGTCATCGCCCGCTGGGAACTCGAAGCGCTGTCGCGGGTATTCGAACTGGAAGAAGCGTTTGTCTGGGGCCGGAGCAGCGAAAAAGTGACAGCTTATATTCAGGAAATGCAGACAAGAGTCGGAATCACTTATACGGCGTGCAGTGACTTGGAAAATTGCGTTTCCCAGGCTGACATCGTCATTACCGCAACATCGAGCAAGGAAGCGCTCATCCAAAGCGACTGGATTCGGCCGGGTACGCATATTGCCTGCATCGGCGCGGACATGCCGGGAAAACAGGAACTCGATGAAGCGCTGTTCCGGCGCGCGAAAGCGTTCACCGACAGCAGTGCACAATGCATAGAGCGGGGCGAAGTGCAGCATGCGGTGCGGGAAGGGATTCTTGCTGAAAGCGATCTGACCGAGATCGGGCAAGTCATACTGGGCAATAAACCAGGCAGAATGTCAGAGAGTGACATCACGGTGTTCGATTCGACCGGCTTATCGGTCCAGGACATCACCACGGCTAAAAAAGTGGTGGCCGTGCTGAAAGAGCGGGGCGGGAATTTAACCGTGAACCTGATTTGA
- a CDS encoding aminotransferase — protein sequence MNIKPFAIEEWMNEYEQEAVYNLAETCVDSLSIEELVTLGGEDYDEFFRSIADTKLTYGHITGSPGFKKNVANLYKTMTPDNILSMNGAIGANFLVLYTLIEPGDEVVCVDPTYQQLHSVPESFGADVKRLRLTPENNYLPDLEELASLVNDKTKLVIINNPNNPSGSVMDADYLERIVAIARKHDVYVLCDEVYRGLWQDPDANVPAMADLYEKGISTGSMSKSLSLAGLRLGWIAGPEELIERCIVRRDYTTISNSGIDDLLAVRALENYDRLMERNLKIVRDNLQILDDWVAKEDKISYFKPQAGTTAILKYEADMPSDRFCIGLFKANGTFLAPGSCFDLEGTVRIGYACSTDVLKQGLTKFSEYLKTVD from the coding sequence ATGAACATTAAACCGTTTGCAATCGAAGAATGGATGAATGAATACGAGCAGGAAGCTGTTTATAACCTTGCTGAAACATGTGTCGATTCGCTGAGCATCGAAGAACTGGTAACGCTCGGTGGAGAGGATTATGATGAGTTTTTCCGCTCCATTGCGGATACAAAATTGACGTATGGTCACATTACGGGATCGCCCGGGTTCAAGAAGAATGTCGCCAATTTGTATAAGACCATGACGCCGGACAACATCTTATCGATGAACGGCGCGATCGGTGCAAATTTCCTTGTGCTGTATACGCTGATCGAGCCCGGTGATGAAGTCGTATGCGTCGACCCGACGTACCAGCAGCTGCATTCCGTGCCGGAATCATTCGGGGCGGACGTAAAACGGCTCCGGCTCACCCCGGAGAACAACTACCTGCCGGATTTGGAAGAACTGGCTTCACTGGTCAATGATAAGACGAAACTGGTCATCATCAATAATCCGAATAATCCCTCCGGTTCCGTCATGGATGCGGATTACCTGGAACGGATTGTGGCGATCGCCCGCAAGCATGATGTGTACGTGCTGTGTGATGAAGTGTACCGGGGCCTGTGGCAGGATCCGGATGCGAACGTGCCGGCCATGGCGGATCTTTACGAGAAAGGCATCAGCACGGGAAGCATGTCGAAATCATTGTCGCTCGCGGGGCTTCGCCTCGGCTGGATTGCCGGACCGGAAGAACTGATCGAGCGGTGCATTGTGCGCCGCGATTACACAACGATTTCCAATAGCGGTATCGATGACCTGCTTGCCGTCCGGGCGCTCGAGAACTACGACCGGCTGATGGAGCGCAATTTGAAAATCGTCCGCGACAATCTGCAGATTCTCGATGACTGGGTCGCCAAGGAAGACAAAATCTCTTATTTTAAGCCGCAGGCCGGCACGACGGCGATTCTGAAATACGAGGCGGATATGCCATCGGATAGGTTCTGCATCGGGCTGTTTAAAGCCAATGGCACGTTCCTCGCGCCGGGCAGCTGTTTCGATCTCGAAGGCACAGTGCGGATCGGCTATGCCTGCTCGACCGATGTGCTGAAACAGGGACTGACGAAATTCTCTGAGTACTTGAAGACAGTGGACTGA